The Candidatus Hydrogenedentota bacterium genome window below encodes:
- a CDS encoding CocE/NonD family hydrolase encodes MRHPLTFRFLTVLLLVGPSVAAGAAEEAAPTLPSTLVMVPMRDGVRLATEIYLPQGEGRFPVVLARSVYGRKFGPQWGPAWLEKGIAFAVQDCRGRGDSGGADMGFLADGWGEAQDGDDTVAWLRAQPWCNGKIGTFGASALGIVQILAAPSTPWITCQGIIVAPASLYGRITYQGGVFRKEMMEGWLAAQKLPHVLELWKAHPAYDSFWRGYDAVSAADRVTAPAVHVGGWWDCFNQGTLEAFVSRQHEGAPPARGNQKLIMGPWLHGVKREPGDVTLAENFNAVNFDEYIQRFFRYWLLGEQNGIMDEPAVQYYTVGDLSDPDAPGNEWRTANDWPPFVARETPFYLCPDGSLSAGEVSQTSGGLTFAYDPANPVPSLGGATLLHKPGVYDQRPVSDRPDVLRFATPPLATPLEITGRVTVRLYVSTDAKDTDFTAKLLDIYPDGREILMLDGIQRVKFRNGFECPDYLPPGKIAEIAIDLWSISLIFNTGHRVGLHVSSSNFPRFEVNPNNGKDFPVEGEAMPVARNTIYTGLRQPSALILPLTP; translated from the coding sequence ATGCGACATCCCCTCACATTCCGGTTTTTGACCGTACTGCTGCTTGTTGGGCCCAGCGTTGCGGCTGGGGCCGCCGAGGAGGCAGCTCCAACACTCCCGTCCACCTTGGTCATGGTGCCGATGCGCGACGGGGTCAGACTTGCCACGGAGATTTACCTCCCCCAAGGGGAGGGGCGCTTCCCGGTGGTACTCGCCCGGAGCGTCTACGGCCGGAAATTCGGCCCTCAATGGGGCCCCGCCTGGCTTGAGAAGGGCATCGCGTTTGCCGTCCAGGACTGTCGCGGCCGCGGAGACAGCGGGGGCGCCGACATGGGGTTTCTCGCCGATGGATGGGGCGAGGCCCAGGACGGCGACGATACGGTGGCCTGGCTGCGCGCGCAGCCGTGGTGCAACGGCAAGATCGGCACGTTCGGCGCGTCCGCGCTCGGCATCGTTCAGATTCTCGCGGCCCCGTCTACGCCGTGGATAACGTGCCAGGGGATAATCGTGGCGCCTGCTTCGCTTTACGGCCGCATCACGTACCAGGGCGGCGTCTTCCGCAAAGAGATGATGGAGGGGTGGCTGGCCGCGCAGAAGCTACCTCATGTACTTGAGTTATGGAAAGCCCATCCCGCGTATGACAGTTTCTGGCGCGGGTATGACGCTGTAAGCGCGGCGGACCGGGTGACGGCGCCCGCCGTTCACGTTGGCGGCTGGTGGGACTGCTTTAACCAGGGCACCCTCGAGGCGTTCGTGTCGCGGCAGCATGAAGGCGCACCCCCGGCCCGGGGCAACCAGAAACTCATCATGGGACCATGGCTTCACGGTGTCAAACGCGAGCCCGGCGACGTGACGCTCGCCGAAAATTTCAATGCCGTGAATTTCGACGAATACATCCAGCGCTTCTTCCGGTACTGGCTCCTGGGCGAACAAAACGGCATCATGGACGAGCCGGCCGTGCAGTATTACACAGTGGGCGATCTGTCCGATCCGGATGCCCCGGGCAACGAATGGCGCACCGCCAACGACTGGCCTCCCTTCGTGGCGCGGGAAACCCCGTTCTACCTGTGTCCCGACGGCAGCCTGAGCGCTGGCGAGGTCTCCCAAACGTCAGGCGGTCTCACGTTTGCTTACGATCCCGCGAACCCGGTCCCGTCGCTGGGCGGCGCAACACTGCTCCACAAGCCCGGGGTGTACGACCAGCGCCCGGTGAGTGACCGGCCCGACGTTCTGAGATTCGCGACGCCGCCGCTTGCCACGCCGTTGGAGATTACCGGCCGCGTGACGGTCCGCCTTTACGTGTCCACCGACGCCAAAGACACGGATTTCACGGCGAAACTGCTCGACATCTACCCCGACGGCCGGGAGATCCTTATGCTCGATGGCATCCAACGTGTGAAATTCCGAAACGGCTTCGAGTGTCCCGACTACCTCCCGCCGGGAAAGATCGCGGAAATCGCGATCGATTTGTGGTCCATCAGCCTGATCTTCAATACGGGCCACCGGGTCGGGCTGCACGTTTCGAGCAGCAACTTTCCTCGTTTCGAGGTTAACCCGAATAACGGTAAGGACTTCCCCGTCGAAGGCGAGGCGATGCCTGTCGCGCGCAATACGATTTACACGGGTCTGCGCCAACCCAGCGCATTGATACTCCCTTTGACGCCCTAG
- a CDS encoding glucosamine-6-phosphate isomerase, with the protein MSVNLLSTIKGSLLEGFFPEGWDLEAWDKCAAVSPKNFDKRERWWNKQFEPVCCHSLDDFDTMMGHEIAMEIRNTRDAKKPLVLILPVGPMGMYKWAVYFLKEWGVKCGHVHGFNMDEWSDPHGNTLPAKDPGAFQNAMEQAFYGPLGSLTVPPIQRHFATKKELPLYGRQIATLRKRGARLVTVYGIGRVCHIAFWEPHFAKEYSSLAKWKADEYRLAARLHPLTIEQNAITSFKSRTTLVPATANTIGPGLFLKSDRCIGGADGALGRGMMWQGLSLRVTLHHAPTPWIPSTFMPTRPGRLFYLEELSKPLEAECN; encoded by the coding sequence ATGTCCGTCAATCTGCTCAGCACAATCAAGGGTTCTCTGCTCGAGGGGTTCTTTCCCGAAGGATGGGACCTCGAGGCGTGGGATAAGTGCGCCGCCGTCTCGCCGAAGAACTTCGACAAACGCGAGAGATGGTGGAACAAGCAATTCGAGCCCGTGTGTTGCCATTCTCTCGACGATTTCGACACCATGATGGGTCACGAGATCGCCATGGAAATCCGCAACACGCGCGACGCGAAGAAACCGCTCGTTCTGATCCTGCCCGTCGGGCCCATGGGCATGTACAAATGGGCCGTGTACTTCCTGAAGGAGTGGGGCGTCAAATGCGGCCACGTCCACGGCTTCAACATGGACGAATGGAGCGACCCCCACGGCAACACGCTGCCCGCGAAAGACCCCGGCGCGTTCCAGAACGCCATGGAACAAGCATTCTACGGCCCGCTCGGCAGCCTGACGGTTCCACCCATTCAGCGCCATTTCGCCACAAAGAAGGAGTTGCCCCTGTACGGCAGGCAGATCGCCACGTTGCGCAAGCGCGGCGCACGCCTCGTTACCGTATACGGCATCGGACGCGTCTGCCACATCGCCTTCTGGGAACCCCACTTCGCCAAGGAATACTCGTCGCTCGCGAAATGGAAAGCGGACGAATACCGCCTCGCAGCCCGGCTTCACCCGCTCACCATCGAGCAGAACGCCATCACCAGTTTCAAGAGCCGCACCACCCTCGTCCCCGCCACCGCCAACACCATCGGACCCGGCCTCTTCCTGAAGTCCGACCGCTGCATCGGCGGAGCGGATGGCGCCCTCGGGCGCGGCATGATGTGGCAGGGACTTTCCTTGCGCGTCACGCTCCATCACGCCCCGACGCCGTGGATACCCAGCACCTTCATGCCCACGCGGCCCGGACGCCTGTTCTACCTCGAAGAGCTCTCCAAACCCCTCGAAGCCGAGTGCAACTAG
- a CDS encoding sulfite exporter TauE/SafE family protein: MNPLLFYPGMLFLGIGVGLMSAALGLGGGILMVPAFLEFVPGMDPHTAKGTSLVVIVFVAAVNVWRLNQGHADWQWRLAIQVSFGSMAGGYIGGWVTQFFGDRVVIWIFIVLLGFAGIRTFFIEPPRVPESEVRSRNTLAILIGFAMGIASGLTGIGGGAVLVPLALIAGITSNERVVALSNMVMVPACLAGALAHMVQDPNLEIPLPFAVGRTNLALVPLVFLGAQAGSPIGKWINEHLTLKVRRVVMGLVLVVLTANLLKRVI; this comes from the coding sequence ATGAATCCCTTGCTTTTCTACCCCGGCATGTTGTTCCTGGGCATTGGCGTGGGGCTTATGAGCGCCGCCCTGGGCCTCGGCGGCGGCATTCTCATGGTCCCCGCATTCCTCGAATTCGTGCCCGGCATGGACCCTCACACCGCCAAGGGAACCAGTCTGGTGGTCATCGTGTTTGTCGCCGCGGTCAACGTATGGCGGCTCAACCAAGGGCATGCCGATTGGCAGTGGCGCCTGGCGATTCAGGTATCCTTCGGCTCGATGGCCGGGGGATATATCGGCGGATGGGTCACGCAGTTCTTCGGGGACCGGGTCGTGATTTGGATTTTCATCGTGCTTCTGGGGTTCGCCGGCATCCGCACATTCTTCATCGAACCGCCAAGAGTCCCGGAAAGCGAGGTCCGTTCACGCAACACGCTCGCGATCCTCATTGGATTCGCCATGGGCATCGCTTCCGGACTCACCGGCATAGGCGGCGGCGCCGTGCTTGTCCCCCTCGCCCTGATCGCGGGCATCACGTCTAACGAGCGGGTCGTGGCTCTGTCCAACATGGTCATGGTGCCCGCATGCCTCGCCGGCGCTCTGGCGCATATGGTTCAGGACCCGAATCTCGAGATCCCGCTTCCCTTCGCCGTAGGGAGAACGAACCTCGCGCTCGTGCCCCTCGTTTTCCTGGGGGCGCAGGCCGGTTCCCCTATCGGCAAATGGATAAACGAACACCTCACGCTCAAAGTCCGCCGCGTCGTCATGGGACTCGTCCTCGTCGTCCTCACGGCCAATCTGCTCAAACGAGTCATCTGA
- a CDS encoding 1-acyl-sn-glycerol-3-phosphate acyltransferase produces MKAIHAWIQVLAGLAHYLLHRLHLAPPPDLMRKRGDFCTVIGHLLRWRTRLRVVHGERCPREAACVFAQNHVLLLDPFVSFGAVFRSCGIMPRFMSRDDFFAEKKGTWWYRLVNVDELMCRLGTLEISRGNVSVGQLRPFINVLRNGESFIIYPGRTRSRSGIVFEYRGEVQEPGSASFFVAQAQRGHQEGLDVAVVPLTRTWNIATGKDTVVLGHPLRLPPRASREEQRALDFALVEAIAENVTVTATQIAAGILYLRALHGLPETMQRKEFDEKARAVVERITDHYVDPQAHSDLAGEVSAALRHFGKAGLVHLSRAVIRLDRSKVLATPPLDRTFRKLNPVKYSLNQILHFADVTQALEEIVLAP; encoded by the coding sequence ATGAAGGCAATACACGCGTGGATACAGGTGCTCGCCGGGCTGGCGCACTATCTGCTGCACCGTCTGCATCTGGCGCCGCCTCCGGACCTGATGCGGAAGCGCGGGGACTTCTGCACCGTGATCGGGCACCTTCTCAGATGGCGGACCCGGCTCCGGGTGGTTCATGGGGAGCGGTGCCCGCGGGAAGCGGCATGCGTGTTTGCCCAGAACCACGTGCTGCTCCTCGACCCGTTTGTGAGCTTCGGGGCGGTTTTTCGATCCTGCGGCATTATGCCGCGATTCATGTCGCGCGATGACTTTTTTGCCGAGAAGAAGGGCACGTGGTGGTACCGCCTGGTAAATGTGGACGAGTTGATGTGCCGGTTGGGCACGCTTGAGATCTCGCGCGGGAACGTCTCGGTCGGGCAGTTGCGGCCGTTCATCAACGTGTTGCGCAACGGCGAGAGTTTCATTATATATCCCGGACGGACGCGCAGCCGCAGCGGAATCGTCTTCGAATACCGGGGCGAGGTTCAAGAGCCGGGGAGCGCCTCATTCTTTGTGGCGCAGGCGCAACGCGGACACCAGGAGGGGCTCGATGTGGCCGTCGTGCCGTTGACGCGCACCTGGAACATCGCCACCGGGAAAGACACGGTGGTTCTAGGGCATCCGTTGCGGTTGCCGCCGCGCGCGAGCCGGGAAGAACAGCGCGCCCTGGATTTCGCGCTGGTCGAGGCGATAGCGGAAAACGTGACCGTCACCGCGACGCAGATCGCCGCCGGAATTCTGTATCTGCGGGCGCTGCACGGTCTGCCCGAGACAATGCAGCGCAAAGAATTCGATGAGAAGGCGCGGGCGGTTGTCGAACGCATCACGGACCATTATGTGGACCCGCAAGCGCATTCCGACTTGGCGGGTGAGGTCTCGGCGGCGCTGCGGCATTTCGGAAAGGCGGGTCTGGTGCATCTGTCGAGGGCTGTGATCCGGCTGGATCGGTCAAAGGTCCTCGCGACCCCGCCGCTGGACCGCACGTTCCGCAAGCTGAACCCGGTGAAGTACAGCTTGAACCAGATTCTTCACTTCGCGGATGTAACACAGGCGCTCGAGGAGATCGTGTTGGCGCCGTAA
- a CDS encoding SIS domain-containing protein, producing MLTFSKYCQELTRVLDLIDGAAFDAAVEAVRRVQAADNVVYVCGNGGSAATASHMVNDLVKAPADASGCRPLRAFALSDCVPLMTAFANDVEYAQAFARQLDAYGRKGDLLVAFSGSGNSANVIEAAKAAKAKGLSVVGFTGFQGGKLGPLCDIHVNVPCDSMAQIEDAHLIMEHALVEVLKESFGGKSSVRTGKD from the coding sequence ATGCTCACGTTCTCGAAATACTGCCAAGAACTCACCCGCGTATTGGACCTGATCGACGGCGCCGCGTTTGATGCGGCCGTCGAGGCTGTCAGACGGGTCCAGGCAGCGGATAACGTGGTCTATGTATGCGGCAACGGCGGCAGCGCCGCGACTGCCTCCCATATGGTCAACGACCTGGTCAAGGCCCCGGCGGACGCGTCGGGATGCCGGCCGCTTCGCGCCTTTGCGCTCTCAGACTGCGTGCCGCTCATGACGGCCTTCGCAAACGATGTCGAATATGCACAGGCCTTCGCCCGGCAGCTCGATGCGTATGGCCGGAAAGGCGATTTGCTTGTTGCCTTCTCGGGCAGCGGCAACTCCGCCAACGTGATCGAAGCGGCGAAGGCAGCCAAGGCAAAGGGCCTTTCCGTGGTGGGATTCACCGGGTTCCAGGGGGGAAAGCTTGGACCCCTCTGCGACATCCACGTCAACGTCCCTTGCGACTCCATGGCTCAGATCGAGGACGCCCATCTCATCATGGAACACGCGCTGGTCGAGGTTCTGAAGGAATCGTTCGGCGGGAAGTCCAGCGTG